CCATGCCCTGGGAGGCACCCTTGACCCCGCGGAAGATGTTCCCTCCGCCAATCACCATGCAAACCTCGGCACCCATGTCATGAACGGCTTTGATTTCGCTTGCGATCCGGTCAACCGTCTCGGGATCAATCCCGTATTGCTGTTTTCCCAGAAGCCCCTCACCCGAAAGTTTCAGAAGGACACGACGAAATTTCAGTTGGCCGTTTTCTGCCATGTTGGATTGCCTCTTACTGCCGATATTTCAAACTGTCCCGAAACCCGGTTCAGCAAAATTCAGATATAAAAAGACCGGCGAGTAACAGGGCGATTATGCGCTGCCGACCTCGCCGGTCTGGGATCATACACGAAATGGCACGCGACGCACCATTTCGATCAGATGTTTATTTCTTAAGCTGCTCAGCAACTTCTGCAGCAAAGTCTTTTTCTTCGCGCTCGATGCCTTCACCAAGTTCGAAGCGCACAAAGCCCTTAAGGGTGATCGGCTTGCCCGCGTCTTTAGCAGCATTTGCAATCACGTCTTTGACTTTGCTTTCGCCGTCAATCACGAAGGTCTGTTCAACCAGAACGACCTGCTCGTAATATTTACGGATACGACCTTCGATCATCTTTTCGATGATTTCAATCGGGCGGCCGGATTCTTTGGCCTGTTCGGTCAGAACGGATTTCTCGCGCTCGACCAGTTCCGGATCCAGATCGTCAACCGTGGCCGAAGCCGGGTTGGTTGCAGCAATATGCATTGCGATCTGTTTGCCAAGGCCTTCAAGAACGCTCGCATCCGCTTCGGATTCAAGCGCAACCAGAACACCGATTTTGCCGAGGTTCGGCGCAATCGCGGAATGGATGTAGGACGCAACAGCGCCCTTCTCGACCGAGATACCAGCCGAACGACGCAGGTTCATGTTTTCGCCGATGGTGGCGATCATGTGGGTAACCTGTTCTTCGACGTTGCGCGACGTACCCGGGAACGGGGTTGCTTTCAGCGCATCGATATCACCATTGGCCGAAACGGCCTGGTTTGCGATTTCTGCGACGAATTTCTGGAAATCTTCGTTACGCGAAACGAAGTCGGTTTCGGAGTTGAGTTCGACAACGGCACCGGAAGTACCGTTAACAGCAACACCCACCAGACCTTCAGCAGCAACACGACCTGCTTTCTTGGCAGCAGCAGCAAGACCTTTGGTACGAAGCCAGTCAACAGCAGCTTCAAGATTACCTTCGGTTTCGGACAGCGCCTTTTTGCAATCCATCATGCCAGCGCCGGTGGTTTCGCGAAGCTCTTTAACCAGAGCAGCGGTAATAGCCATTTTTAAAGCCCCTATTACGCGATCAGTGAACACCTAAAGAAACGGCGGCATGCTAGCCGCCGTTTCATCAGGTACAAAGTGAAACTTATGCGGAAGCTGCTTCCTGTGCGGCTTCTTCAACAGCAGCGGCTTCAGCCGGGACTTCTTCGGATTCACCGAGGTCCGCGCCAGAAGCAGTCATTTCCTGCTGGATGCCGTCCAGAACTGCGCCAACGAACAGGTCGCAATACAGCTGGATCGCACGGATCGCATCGTCGTTACCCGGGATCGGGTATGCAACGTTTGCCGGATCCGAGTTGGTATCCAGAATAGCAACAACCGGAATGTTCAGGTTCTTGGCTTCGTGAACAGCAAGCGCTTCCTTGTTGGTGTCGACCACGACGATGATGTCGGGAAGACCGCCCATATCCTTGATCCCGCCAAGCGCGCGTTCAAGCTTGTCGCGCGAACGGGTCAGGTTCAGGATTTCTTTTTTGGTCAGACCTTCTGCACCGGCAGATAGGATTTCTTCCTGTTCTTTCAGGCGTTTGATCGAGTTGGAAACGGTGTTCCAGTTGGTCAGCATACCGCCGAGCCAGCGATGGTTCACATAGTACTGACCGCAACGCTTTGCAGCTTCTGCGATGACCGGCGAAGCCTGACGCTTGGTACCGACGAACAGAACGCGACCACCACCGGCGGTGACGTCACGAACCGCCTGCATCGCACGATGCAGCATCGGAACGGTTTCCTGAAGGTTCAGGATGTGAATGTCGTTGCGTGCACCAAAGATGAACTGCTTCATCTTCGGGTTCCAACGGCGGGTGTGGTGACCAAAGTGGACGCCAGCTTCCATCAGCTGACGCATGGTAAAGGTTGGCAAAGCCATGATAAATTCCTACCTTTTTCCGGTTAAGACCTCCGCGGAAGGGAATTTCACGCCGTCTTGCGTGAAACACCGGATGGACGAATTTCTGCATAACGCATTATTCGCCACGCTCCCGCGTGCGATGTTCGGGGCGGGTTTTAGCCCCCTCCTGCAAAGAATGCAAGCCTTAAAGTACGCTCAAACCGCGTGAAAGTGAACCCTAAGCACGATCACAATTTCACGGCACACGCACCAATCAGATTTCCTCGGCCAGTTCGACCCCCGGAATGGCCCCGACCGCCCCGATAAGCGACGGTCCGACCTTATAGGTATCTTCAAGCTCGACCTCGGCAATACGGCCATCGGCACAGACAGTC
The Thalassospira xiamenensis M-5 = DSM 17429 DNA segment above includes these coding regions:
- the rpsB gene encoding 30S ribosomal protein S2; amino-acid sequence: MALPTFTMRQLMEAGVHFGHHTRRWNPKMKQFIFGARNDIHILNLQETVPMLHRAMQAVRDVTAGGGRVLFVGTKRQASPVIAEAAKRCGQYYVNHRWLGGMLTNWNTVSNSIKRLKEQEEILSAGAEGLTKKEILNLTRSRDKLERALGGIKDMGGLPDIIVVVDTNKEALAVHEAKNLNIPVVAILDTNSDPANVAYPIPGNDDAIRAIQLYCDLFVGAVLDGIQQEMTASGADLGESEEVPAEAAAVEEAAQEAASA
- the tsf gene encoding translation elongation factor Ts, which codes for MAITAALVKELRETTGAGMMDCKKALSETEGNLEAAVDWLRTKGLAAAAKKAGRVAAEGLVGVAVNGTSGAVVELNSETDFVSRNEDFQKFVAEIANQAVSANGDIDALKATPFPGTSRNVEEQVTHMIATIGENMNLRRSAGISVEKGAVASYIHSAIAPNLGKIGVLVALESEADASVLEGLGKQIAMHIAATNPASATVDDLDPELVEREKSVLTEQAKESGRPIEIIEKMIEGRIRKYYEQVVLVEQTFVIDGESKVKDVIANAAKDAGKPITLKGFVRFELGEGIEREEKDFAAEVAEQLKK